The Engystomops pustulosus chromosome 1, aEngPut4.maternal, whole genome shotgun sequence genome has a window encoding:
- the TRMT10A gene encoding tRNA methyltransferase 10 homolog A isoform X3 has product MSDSGRVFRVQSIIIAWNIRCKMDSEPPVVPSETSRPSLLSPNSDECKNGDSPSTANSHTDVDSAKTENDSLGDGCKGPGVMSKRQMKKLIKQKQWEDQRELRKQKRKEKRQKRKLVRQAQVTQNQEDHLNKRTRREIRPSNMRLVIDCSFDDLMALRDVKKLNKQIRRCYAENRRAIHPVQLYLTSHGGQLKSNMEEYDKGWINWKDIHIKSEHYKDIMKHEDLVYLTSDSPEVLHELDEAKAYIIGGLVDHNHHKGITYKQALELGIAHAQLPLGSFVKMNTRKVLAVNHA; this is encoded by the exons GTTCAAAGCATAATAATTGCATGGAATATTCGTTGTAAGATGGACTCGGAGCCACCAGTTGTCCCCTCAGAGACCAGTAGACCTTCCCTGCTATCACCTAATAGTGACGAATGTAAAAATGGTGATAGTCCATCCACAGCAAATAGTCATACAGATGTAGATTCTGCTAAAACTGAAAATGATTCTCTTGGGGATGGATGTAAAGGACCTGGGGTCATGTCAAAGAGGCAAATGAAGAAACTGATCAAACAAAAACAATGGGAAGACCAACGAGAGCTCCGAAA GCAAAAACGAAAAGAGAAAAGGCAGAAGAGAAAGCTGGTGCGCCAGGCCCAAGTAACACAGAATCAGGAAGACCATCTCAATAAACGTACACGCAGGGAGATCCGGCCAAGTAACATGCGTCTTGTAATTGACTGCAGCTTTGACGATTTAATGGCATTGAGA GATGTGAAAAAGTTAAACAAACAGATAAGAAGGTGCTATGCAGAAAATCGCAGAGCGATTCATCCTGTTCAG TTGTATCTAACCAGCCATGGTGGGCAGCTGAAAAGTAACATGGAGGAATATGACAAAGGATGGATCAATTGGAAG GATATCCATATTAAATCTGAGCATTACAAAGATATTATGAAGCATGAAGACCTGGTGTATCTTACATCAGATTCTCCTGAAGTGCTCCATGAGCTAGATGAAGCCAAAGCTTATATTATTGGAGGCTTAGTAGATCATAACCATCATAAg GGAATTACTTATAAACAAGCTTTGGAACTTGGAATCGCCCATGCGCAGCTGCCTCTGGGGAGTTTTGTAAAGATGAACACTCGCAAAGTTCTAGCGGTGAACCATG CGTAA
- the LOC140128590 gene encoding uncharacterized protein: MCFRTLLEGYKKPICKACIEEFMREEKTSFMDELKSFIDEKVVSSVAVATQGAPPRKKARIVSASSSEEEEGCISDSPSCSLAGDQDHQDREQATSSRYLFQNEDLDDLLKAMRDTLNLEDEEPPLSREDELFGGLKARKQRVFPLNDTLRGLISQEWRDPERKIAVSKNFRKRLVFDPEESKDWDSFPKVDVQVSKVSRKMDLPFEDSAQLRDPTDRKSEALLKKAWETSMLSLKSNLGATSVARTLYFWLGKLESHIREGTPREDLLESIPLLRSATAFLADASAEGIRSKRCILSCTYPPLISEIPKILGFCLTLSVPCTSIRYLFGSKGLYQDHGGGGSLFKTTRHINHPLPRRLANYRERQTKPNFGKRVFPKNFNRIGVVNQPEKIKFSTLHSKDLSRDHSRLNSPNVFSSSGENIQHKASDSFIQTEGLCTSQTGDEDPGAPHSMPTGGRLESEPYSDPSELDPNFLEQEVFRSRQEDPDSFLCKEGPAVVDGIKEPRERGMLAPPPNHHHSDGRKQLRLGSNPSFPLRARVLDSSPSKKQLKLQGVKSGLGSAKIEHSLSEESSYPHSLGQRLDSVLFKETRGYKIPSIIESGSYHLPVGRRKHPFHLSHSFEGIPKQRSGLSQQERNPTERMVSQPGDLPTSNQRLGHAPNRPICHEGEFKMPTILLSGGRRVQRPLGRVQPSLERKSHVCLFPNSPNCESTQKNLARPVKGDPDLPKLAKKKLVPTVEVPICPATFYSTDSEGPSIPRSDFPSRSRKTPSGGLDPEFEFLRSQGLSRAVITTLKASRKKVTFAIYHKIWKKFVTFCGANPPSQSNPNILQVLDFLQKGLEIGLSTSTLKVQISALSAFFDHPLADHRWVKRFIAAANRIRPQILKRVPSWDLSLVLDALSRPPFEPLKDASIKNLTLKTSLLVAVTSARRLGELQAISIREPYMCILPDRITLTLDPSFVPKVASRFHKNQEIILPSFYGNPSSSKELEWHSLDFQGKNKGVKASKTTIARWLKTAIASCYTEQGKEVPPNLKAHSTRAISASWAEKRGASLEQICRAATWVSSSTFAKHYRLDLPNSQDLSFGQKVLQAVVPP, encoded by the exons atGTGCTTCCGTACCCTACTAGAAGGCTATAAGAAGCCGATCTGCAAAGCCTGCATCGAAGAATTTATGCGGGAGGAGAAAACGTCTTTTATGGACGAGCTTAAGTCCTTTATAGATGAGAAAGTGGTTTCTTCGGTGGCGGTGGCAACGCAGGGAGCCCCCCCACGTAAGAAAGCTCGGATAGTATCGGCTTCCTcctcagaggaagaagaggggtgcATTTCAGACTCTCCTTCCTGCTCTCTGGCGGGAGACCAGGATCATCAGGATCGTGAGCAGGCAACAAGCTCCCGCTACTTATTCCAAAATGAAGATCTGGACGATCTTCTGAAAGCTATGCGGGATACATTGAACCTTGAGGACGAGGAACCCCCTCTTTCTCGTGAAGATGAATTATTTGGGGGACTTAAAGCCAGGAAACAGCGTGTTTTTCCCCTTAACGATACCCTTAGGGGACTAATTAGTCAGGAATGGAGAGACCCTGAGAGGAAAATCGCGGTCTCTAAGAATTTCAGGAAACGCTTAGTCTTCGACCCTGAAGAGTCAAAGGATTGGGACTCGTTTCCCAAAGTTGATGTACAGGTTTCCAAGGTCTCTAGGAAGATGGACCTGCCCTTTGAAGATTCGGCTCAGTTAAGAGACCCGACGGACAGAAAATCTGAAGCTCTTTTAAAGAAAGCATGGGAAACCTCCATGCTAAGCCTAAAGTCAAACTTAGGAGCCACATCGGTGGCAAGAACACTATATTTCTGGCTGGGGAAATTAGAGTCCCATATCCGGGAGGGTACTCCCAGAGAAGACTTACTGGAAAGCATACCATTGTTAAGATCAGCTACTGCCTTCCTTGCTGACGCATCTGCCGAAGGAATAAG ATCTAAGAGATGCATACTATCATGTACCTATCCACCCCTCATCTCAGAGATTCCTAAGATTCTCGGGTTCTGTCTTACACTTTCAGTTCCGTGCACTTCCATTCGGTATCTCTTCGGCTCCAAGGGTCTTTaccaagatcatggtggaggtggtagccttTTTAAGACTACAAGGCATATCAATCATCCCTTACCTAGACGACTTGCTAATTATAGGGAAAGACAAACAAAACCTAATTTTGGCAAGAGAGTCTTCCCTAAGAATTTTAACAGAATTGGGGTGGTTAATcaacctgaaaaaatcaagtttagtaccctccactcgaaagacctttctagggatcattctagactcaactcaccaaatgtcttttcttcctcaggagaaaATATCCAACATAAAGCATCAGATTCGTTCATTCAGACGGAAGGACTCTGTACCAGTCAGACAGGCGATGAAGATCCTGGGGCTCCTCACAGCATGCCTACCGGCGGTCGCCTGGAGTCAGAGCCATACTCGGATCCTTCAGAATTGGATCCTAACTTTCTGGAACAGGAAGTCTTCAGGTCTAGACAAGAAGATCCGGATTCCTTCCTTTGTAAAGAGGGACCTGCTGTGGTGGACGGAATTAAGGAACCTAGAGAAAGGGGTATGTTGGCACCACctcccaaccatcaccatagtgacggacgcaagcagctcaggctggggagcaaTCCTTCCTTCCCACTACGAGCAAGGGTCCTGGACTCTAGCCCAAGCAAGAAACAGCTCAAACTACAGGGAGTTAAGAGCGGTCTGGGAAGCGCTAAGATCGAACACAGCCTATCTGAGGAATCTTCATATCCACATTCTCTCGGACAACGTCTCGACAGTGTCCTATTTAAGgagacaagggggtacaagatcccCAGTATTATCGAGTCTGGCTCGTACCATCTTCCAGTGGGCAGAAGAAAACATCCTTTCCATCTCAGCCACTCATTTGAAGGGATCCCTAAACAGAGaagcggattatctcagcaggagagaaatcctaccgaacgaatggtgtctcaaccaggagatcttcctacatctaaccagcgtctggggcatgccccaaatagacctatttgccacgagggagaattcaaaatgccaacaatacttctctctggaggccgGCGAGTCCAGAGACCACTTGGACGCGTTCAGCCATCGTTGGAGCGGAAGTCTCATGTATGCCTTTTCCCCAATTCCCCTAATTGCGAGAGTACTCAGAAAAATCTTGCTCGACCGGTCAAGGGTGATCCTgatctgcccaaactggccaaaaagaagctggtaccCACTGTTGAGGTCCCTATCTGTCCAGCAACCTTTTATTCTACCGATTCAGAAGGACCTTCTATACCAAGGTCCGATTTTCCATCCCGATCCAGGAAGACTCCGTctggcggcttggatcctgagttcGAGTTCCTAAGGTCCCAAGGTCTCTCTCGGGCTGTAATAACTACtttgaaggcaagtagaaaaaaggttactttcgccatatatcataagatatggaaaaagtttgtgaccttttgtggggctaatcccccctctcagtctaacccaaatattttacaggtactagacttcctgcaaaaaggactagaaattggtctttctactagcactctgaaagtccaaatttcggctctgagcgcattcttcgaccatcccctggcggaccacaggtgggtcaaaagatttattgctgctgcaaatagaattaggcctcagattctgaagcgggttccctcctgggatctctccctggttctggatgctctctccagacctccctttgagcctttaAAGGACGCTAGTATAAAAAACTTAACTTTAAAGACTTCCTTATTAGTAGCTGTGACTTCagctagaaggctgggggaactccaagccatttctattagagaaccctatatgtgtattctccctgacagGATAACTCTGACTCTGGATCCAAGCTTTGTTCCAAAAGTGGCGTCTAGGTTTCACAAGAATCAAGAAATAATCCTTCCATCATTCTACGGGAATCCTTCTTCAAGCAAGGAATTGGagtggcattccctggat tttcaggggaagaacaaaggggtaaaggcatccaaaaccacgatcgccagatggttaaagactgccatagcctcttgttacacagaacaagggaaagaagttcctcctaaccttaaagcccattccaccagagccatatccgcctcctgggcagagaagaggggcgcttctcttgaacaaatctgcagagctgccacctgggtttcttcatccacctttgcaaaacactatcggctggacttacccaactcacaggatctctccttcggtcagaaggttctccaggctgtggtcccaccctaa
- the TRMT10A gene encoding tRNA methyltransferase 10 homolog A isoform X2, with protein MDSEPPVVPSETSRPSLLSPNSDECKNGDSPSTANSHTDVDSAKTENDSLGDGCKGPGVMSKRQMKKLIKQKQWEDQRELRKQKRKEKRQKRKLVRQAQVTQNQEDHLNKRTRREIRPSNMRLVIDCSFDDLMALRDVKKLNKQIRRCYAENRRAIHPVQLYLTSHGGQLKSNMEEYDKGWINWKDIHIKSEHYKDIMKHEDLVYLTSDSPEVLHELDEAKAYIIGGLVDHNHHKGITYKQALELGIAHAQLPLGSFVKMNTRKVLAVNHVFEIILAFLEKKDWKEAFFSVLPQRKGAVPIEEASEAPADVSSTQEDGEESDSESETEDDVTQIDSIDNDDKNDS; from the exons ATGGACTCGGAGCCACCAGTTGTCCCCTCAGAGACCAGTAGACCTTCCCTGCTATCACCTAATAGTGACGAATGTAAAAATGGTGATAGTCCATCCACAGCAAATAGTCATACAGATGTAGATTCTGCTAAAACTGAAAATGATTCTCTTGGGGATGGATGTAAAGGACCTGGGGTCATGTCAAAGAGGCAAATGAAGAAACTGATCAAACAAAAACAATGGGAAGACCAACGAGAGCTCCGAAA GCAAAAACGAAAAGAGAAAAGGCAGAAGAGAAAGCTGGTGCGCCAGGCCCAAGTAACACAGAATCAGGAAGACCATCTCAATAAACGTACACGCAGGGAGATCCGGCCAAGTAACATGCGTCTTGTAATTGACTGCAGCTTTGACGATTTAATGGCATTGAGA GATGTGAAAAAGTTAAACAAACAGATAAGAAGGTGCTATGCAGAAAATCGCAGAGCGATTCATCCTGTTCAG TTGTATCTAACCAGCCATGGTGGGCAGCTGAAAAGTAACATGGAGGAATATGACAAAGGATGGATCAATTGGAAG GATATCCATATTAAATCTGAGCATTACAAAGATATTATGAAGCATGAAGACCTGGTGTATCTTACATCAGATTCTCCTGAAGTGCTCCATGAGCTAGATGAAGCCAAAGCTTATATTATTGGAGGCTTAGTAGATCATAACCATCATAAg GGAATTACTTATAAACAAGCTTTGGAACTTGGAATCGCCCATGCGCAGCTGCCTCTGGGGAGTTTTGTAAAGATGAACACTCGCAAAGTTCTAGCGGTGAACCATG TGTTTGAGATTATACTTGCTTTCCTGGAGAAAAAAGACTGGAAGGAAGCCTTTTTCTCTGTTCTACCTCAGCGTAAAGGAGCAGTACCTATTGAAGAGGCCTCGGAAGCTCCAGCAGATGTTTCATCTACTCAGGAAGATGGGGAAGAGTCAGACAGCGAATCAGAGACTGAGGATGATGTAACCCAGATCGATTCCATAGACAATGACGATAAGAATGACAGCTGA
- the TRMT10A gene encoding tRNA methyltransferase 10 homolog A isoform X1: MSDSGRVFRVQSIIIAWNIRCKMDSEPPVVPSETSRPSLLSPNSDECKNGDSPSTANSHTDVDSAKTENDSLGDGCKGPGVMSKRQMKKLIKQKQWEDQRELRKQKRKEKRQKRKLVRQAQVTQNQEDHLNKRTRREIRPSNMRLVIDCSFDDLMALRDVKKLNKQIRRCYAENRRAIHPVQLYLTSHGGQLKSNMEEYDKGWINWKDIHIKSEHYKDIMKHEDLVYLTSDSPEVLHELDEAKAYIIGGLVDHNHHKGITYKQALELGIAHAQLPLGSFVKMNTRKVLAVNHVFEIILAFLEKKDWKEAFFSVLPQRKGAVPIEEASEAPADVSSTQEDGEESDSESETEDDVTQIDSIDNDDKNDS; this comes from the exons GTTCAAAGCATAATAATTGCATGGAATATTCGTTGTAAGATGGACTCGGAGCCACCAGTTGTCCCCTCAGAGACCAGTAGACCTTCCCTGCTATCACCTAATAGTGACGAATGTAAAAATGGTGATAGTCCATCCACAGCAAATAGTCATACAGATGTAGATTCTGCTAAAACTGAAAATGATTCTCTTGGGGATGGATGTAAAGGACCTGGGGTCATGTCAAAGAGGCAAATGAAGAAACTGATCAAACAAAAACAATGGGAAGACCAACGAGAGCTCCGAAA GCAAAAACGAAAAGAGAAAAGGCAGAAGAGAAAGCTGGTGCGCCAGGCCCAAGTAACACAGAATCAGGAAGACCATCTCAATAAACGTACACGCAGGGAGATCCGGCCAAGTAACATGCGTCTTGTAATTGACTGCAGCTTTGACGATTTAATGGCATTGAGA GATGTGAAAAAGTTAAACAAACAGATAAGAAGGTGCTATGCAGAAAATCGCAGAGCGATTCATCCTGTTCAG TTGTATCTAACCAGCCATGGTGGGCAGCTGAAAAGTAACATGGAGGAATATGACAAAGGATGGATCAATTGGAAG GATATCCATATTAAATCTGAGCATTACAAAGATATTATGAAGCATGAAGACCTGGTGTATCTTACATCAGATTCTCCTGAAGTGCTCCATGAGCTAGATGAAGCCAAAGCTTATATTATTGGAGGCTTAGTAGATCATAACCATCATAAg GGAATTACTTATAAACAAGCTTTGGAACTTGGAATCGCCCATGCGCAGCTGCCTCTGGGGAGTTTTGTAAAGATGAACACTCGCAAAGTTCTAGCGGTGAACCATG TGTTTGAGATTATACTTGCTTTCCTGGAGAAAAAAGACTGGAAGGAAGCCTTTTTCTCTGTTCTACCTCAGCGTAAAGGAGCAGTACCTATTGAAGAGGCCTCGGAAGCTCCAGCAGATGTTTCATCTACTCAGGAAGATGGGGAAGAGTCAGACAGCGAATCAGAGACTGAGGATGATGTAACCCAGATCGATTCCATAGACAATGACGATAAGAATGACAGCTGA